Proteins encoded by one window of Pseudonocardia alni:
- a CDS encoding ABC transporter substrate-binding protein, whose product MRRTRLLTAVAATVTAAFALTACGGGSDPLAGGGQSGSDDQNTVVVGAANFTESQILSSVFAQALQAKGVTVETRPPIGSREAYVPALKDGSIDLIPDYSGTLLQYLDKNAAQTEPDEVYTALQSTLNTAAPTLTVLNRAEAEDKDAVVVTRETAQRLNATSIADIASRCGELVFGGPPEFQTRPDGIPGIQKTYNCSFKSYRSLDAGGPLTVAALKNGDVQAADLFTTDAAIPENDFVVLTDPQNNFAAQNVVPLINKEKATPQVTEILNAVSAKLTTQELLGLNEAAAAPDKPSVDTVAKNWLTAQGLL is encoded by the coding sequence CTGACCGCCTGCGGCGGGGGCTCCGACCCCCTCGCCGGGGGCGGCCAGTCCGGCAGCGACGACCAGAACACCGTCGTCGTCGGCGCCGCGAACTTCACCGAGAGCCAGATCCTGTCCTCGGTGTTCGCCCAGGCGCTGCAGGCCAAGGGCGTCACGGTCGAGACCCGGCCGCCGATCGGGTCCCGCGAGGCCTACGTGCCGGCGCTCAAGGACGGCTCGATCGACCTGATCCCGGACTACAGCGGCACGTTGCTGCAGTACCTGGACAAGAACGCCGCGCAGACCGAGCCGGACGAGGTCTACACCGCACTGCAGTCCACGCTGAACACCGCGGCCCCGACGCTGACCGTGCTGAACCGGGCCGAGGCCGAGGACAAGGACGCCGTCGTCGTCACGAGGGAGACCGCGCAGCGGCTGAACGCGACCTCGATCGCCGACATCGCGTCGCGCTGCGGTGAGCTCGTGTTCGGCGGCCCGCCGGAGTTCCAGACCCGTCCCGACGGCATCCCCGGCATCCAGAAGACCTACAACTGCTCGTTCAAGTCCTACCGCTCGCTCGACGCCGGCGGCCCGCTGACCGTCGCAGCGCTGAAGAACGGCGACGTGCAGGCCGCGGACCTGTTCACCACCGACGCGGCGATCCCGGAGAACGACTTCGTGGTCCTCACCGACCCGCAGAACAACTTCGCCGCGCAGAACGTCGTACCGCTGATCAACAAGGAGAAGGCGACCCCGCAGGTCACCGAGATCCTGAACGCGGTCTCGGCGAAGCTGACCACGCAGGAGCTGCTCGGCCTGAACGAGGCGGCCGCCGCGCCGGACAAGCCGTCGGTCGACACCGTGGCGAAGAACTGGCTGACCGCACAGGGCCTGCTCTGA